From the Patagioenas fasciata isolate bPatFas1 chromosome Z, bPatFas1.hap1, whole genome shotgun sequence genome, one window contains:
- the PIGG gene encoding GPI ethanolamine phosphate transferase 2 isoform X5 translates to MRLRSGVFASSCLLMEALGVALFLRGFFPVPIRSLSRREVRGDPPAEPAPSGPGMVSNWTKIPPPLFKKVVIVLIDALRDDFVFGSKGKQFMPYTAQAVEKGTSYSFIAEAKPPTVTMPRIKALMTGSIPGFIDVIMNLNSPALLDDNLIWQAKTSGKRIIFYGDDTWVKLFPKYFVEYDGTTSFFVSDFTEVDNNVTRHLDRVLKREDWDLLILHYLGLDHIGHMTGPNSPLVGPKLNEMDNILKKIHTSLISKEEASLPNLLVVCGDHGMSETGSHGGSSEGEVRTPLLFISSAFEKRSDPLTQPELVQQTDLASTLAVCLGLPIPRNSVGKLIWPVVGGKTMREQLRFVHLNGFQLSRLLQENTPVYEKGSATAFAQHSKSPEQPGRI, encoded by the exons ATGCGGCTGCGCTCGGGCGTGTTCGCCTCCTCTTGCCTCCTCATGGAGGCCCTGGGGGTCGCACTGTTCCTCCGCGGCTTCTTCCCGGTGCCGATCAGGTCCCTGTCCCGCAGAGAAGTCCGCGGGGACCCTCCGGCCGAACCAGCCCCGTCCGGCCCAG GAATGGTTTCTAACTGGACCAAAATTCCACCACCACTTTTCAAAAAAGTTGTCATTGTGCTGATAGATGCTTTGAGAGATGACTTTGTGTTTGGATCAAAAGGCAAACAGTTCATGCCATATACAGCACAAGCTGTTGAGAAAGGGACATCTTACAGTTTCATTGCTGAAGCAAAACCACCCACTGTGACTATGCCTCGAATTAAG GCTTTGATGACAGGTAGCATACCTGGTTTCATTGATGTTATCATGAACCTCAATTCTCCAGCTCTGTTGGATGACAATCTGATATGGCAGGCAAAAACATCTGGGAAAAGAATAATCTTCTACGGTGATGATACTTGGGTTAAATTGTTTCCAAAGTATTTTGTGGAATATGATGGAACAACATCCTTTTTTGTGTCAGACTTTACAGAG GTTGATAATAATGTTACCAGACATTTGGATAGAGTGTTGAAGAGGGAAGACTGGGATCTCCTTATACTACATTACCTGGGGCTGGACCATATTGGACATATGACTGGGCCAAACAGCCCATTAGTGGGACCGAAACTTAATGAAATGGATAACATCCTGAAGAAAATTCATACTTCTCTTATTTCCAAG GAAGAAGCTTCTCTGCCCAATTTGCTTGTTGTTTGTGGGGATCATGGGATGTCTGAAACAGGTAGTCATGGTGGTTCTTCAGAAGGAGAAGTACGCACACCGCTGCTGTTTATCAGCTCTGCTTTTGAAAAGAGAAGTG ATCCTCTGACCCAACCTGAACTTGTGCAACAAACTGATTTAGCTAGCACACTGGCAGTATGTCTTGGTCTACCAATTCCAAGAAACAGTGTTGGAAAACTTATATGGCCAGTTGTGGGAGGCAAGACAATGAGAGAACAACTACGTTTTGTACACTTGAATGGGTTCCAGCTTAGCAGACTGCTGCAAGAGAATACACCTGTGTATGAAAAAG
- the PIGG gene encoding GPI ethanolamine phosphate transferase 2 isoform X6 — protein sequence MRLRSGVFASSCLLMEALGVALFLRGFFPVPIRSLSRREVRGDPPAEPAPSGPGMVSNWTKIPPPLFKKVVIVLIDALRDDFVFGSKGKQFMPYTAQAVEKGTSYSFIAEAKPPTVTMPRIKALMTGSIPGFIDVIMNLNSPALLDDNLIWQAKTSGKRIIFYGDDTWVKLFPKYFVEYDGTTSFFVSDFTEVDNNVTRHLDRVLKREDWDLLILHYLGLDHIGHMTGPNSPLVGPKLNEMDNILKKIHTSLISKEEASLPNLLVVCGDHGMSETGSHGGSSEGEVRTPLLFISSAFEKRSDPLTQPELVQQTDLASTLAVCLGLPIPRNSVGKLIWPVVGGKTMREQLRFVHLNGFQLSRLLQENTPVYEKESGYCHC from the exons ATGCGGCTGCGCTCGGGCGTGTTCGCCTCCTCTTGCCTCCTCATGGAGGCCCTGGGGGTCGCACTGTTCCTCCGCGGCTTCTTCCCGGTGCCGATCAGGTCCCTGTCCCGCAGAGAAGTCCGCGGGGACCCTCCGGCCGAACCAGCCCCGTCCGGCCCAG GAATGGTTTCTAACTGGACCAAAATTCCACCACCACTTTTCAAAAAAGTTGTCATTGTGCTGATAGATGCTTTGAGAGATGACTTTGTGTTTGGATCAAAAGGCAAACAGTTCATGCCATATACAGCACAAGCTGTTGAGAAAGGGACATCTTACAGTTTCATTGCTGAAGCAAAACCACCCACTGTGACTATGCCTCGAATTAAG GCTTTGATGACAGGTAGCATACCTGGTTTCATTGATGTTATCATGAACCTCAATTCTCCAGCTCTGTTGGATGACAATCTGATATGGCAGGCAAAAACATCTGGGAAAAGAATAATCTTCTACGGTGATGATACTTGGGTTAAATTGTTTCCAAAGTATTTTGTGGAATATGATGGAACAACATCCTTTTTTGTGTCAGACTTTACAGAG GTTGATAATAATGTTACCAGACATTTGGATAGAGTGTTGAAGAGGGAAGACTGGGATCTCCTTATACTACATTACCTGGGGCTGGACCATATTGGACATATGACTGGGCCAAACAGCCCATTAGTGGGACCGAAACTTAATGAAATGGATAACATCCTGAAGAAAATTCATACTTCTCTTATTTCCAAG GAAGAAGCTTCTCTGCCCAATTTGCTTGTTGTTTGTGGGGATCATGGGATGTCTGAAACAGGTAGTCATGGTGGTTCTTCAGAAGGAGAAGTACGCACACCGCTGCTGTTTATCAGCTCTGCTTTTGAAAAGAGAAGTG ATCCTCTGACCCAACCTGAACTTGTGCAACAAACTGATTTAGCTAGCACACTGGCAGTATGTCTTGGTCTACCAATTCCAAGAAACAGTGTTGGAAAACTTATATGGCCAGTTGTGGGAGGCAAGACAATGAGAGAACAACTACGTTTTGTACACTTGAATGGGTTCCAGCTTAGCAGACTGCTGCAAGAGAATACACCTGTGTATGAAAAAG
- the PIGG gene encoding GPI ethanolamine phosphate transferase 2 isoform X7 has translation MRLRSGVFASSCLLMEALGVALFLRGFFPVPIRSLSRREVRGDPPAEPAPSGPGMVSNWTKIPPPLFKKVVIVLIDALRDDFVFGSKGKQFMPYTAQAVEKGTSYSFIAEAKPPTVTMPRIKALMTGSIPGFIDVIMNLNSPALLDDNLIWQAKTSGKRIIFYGDDTWVKLFPKYFVEYDGTTSFFVSDFTEVDNNVTRHLDRVLKREDWDLLILHYLGLDHIGHMTGPNSPLVGPKLNEMDNILKKIHTSLISKEEASLPNLLVVCGDHGMSETGSHGGSSEGEVRTPLLFISSAFEKRSDPLTQPELVQQTDLASTLAVCLGLPIPRNSVGKLIWPVVGGKTMREQLRFVHLNGFQLSRLLQENTPVYEKDFLT, from the exons ATGCGGCTGCGCTCGGGCGTGTTCGCCTCCTCTTGCCTCCTCATGGAGGCCCTGGGGGTCGCACTGTTCCTCCGCGGCTTCTTCCCGGTGCCGATCAGGTCCCTGTCCCGCAGAGAAGTCCGCGGGGACCCTCCGGCCGAACCAGCCCCGTCCGGCCCAG GAATGGTTTCTAACTGGACCAAAATTCCACCACCACTTTTCAAAAAAGTTGTCATTGTGCTGATAGATGCTTTGAGAGATGACTTTGTGTTTGGATCAAAAGGCAAACAGTTCATGCCATATACAGCACAAGCTGTTGAGAAAGGGACATCTTACAGTTTCATTGCTGAAGCAAAACCACCCACTGTGACTATGCCTCGAATTAAG GCTTTGATGACAGGTAGCATACCTGGTTTCATTGATGTTATCATGAACCTCAATTCTCCAGCTCTGTTGGATGACAATCTGATATGGCAGGCAAAAACATCTGGGAAAAGAATAATCTTCTACGGTGATGATACTTGGGTTAAATTGTTTCCAAAGTATTTTGTGGAATATGATGGAACAACATCCTTTTTTGTGTCAGACTTTACAGAG GTTGATAATAATGTTACCAGACATTTGGATAGAGTGTTGAAGAGGGAAGACTGGGATCTCCTTATACTACATTACCTGGGGCTGGACCATATTGGACATATGACTGGGCCAAACAGCCCATTAGTGGGACCGAAACTTAATGAAATGGATAACATCCTGAAGAAAATTCATACTTCTCTTATTTCCAAG GAAGAAGCTTCTCTGCCCAATTTGCTTGTTGTTTGTGGGGATCATGGGATGTCTGAAACAGGTAGTCATGGTGGTTCTTCAGAAGGAGAAGTACGCACACCGCTGCTGTTTATCAGCTCTGCTTTTGAAAAGAGAAGTG ATCCTCTGACCCAACCTGAACTTGTGCAACAAACTGATTTAGCTAGCACACTGGCAGTATGTCTTGGTCTACCAATTCCAAGAAACAGTGTTGGAAAACTTATATGGCCAGTTGTGGGAGGCAAGACAATGAGAGAACAACTACGTTTTGTACACTTGAATGGGTTCCAGCTTAGCAGACTGCTGCAAGAGAATACACCTGTGTATGAAAAAG ATTTCCTCACTTAA